Sequence from the Gloeocapsopsis dulcis genome:
ATTGGCTATGGACTGCGGCGGCTCGGTTTTTGGGACAAGTTGCATACAGAGTTGGCTATCAACACATAACCACTGTAGCGTTTAGGCAAGAGGTAACGGTAGTCAAAGTCAGAATTTAGGAGATCCGGAGGAGTTCTACATCAAAGACGAGAGTTGCATTTGGAGGAATAACTCCACCTGCACCACGCGCACCGTAACCGAGTTCGGGAGGAATGATTAATTGGCGACGTCCGCCGACTTTCATTGTACTTAGTCCTTCGTCCCAACCTTTGATCACTTGTCCAGCACCGAGTTTGAAGCTAAACGGGCGATTGCGATCGCGCGAACTATCAAACTTACTACCGTCTTCTAGAGTTCCGGTGTAGTGAACTACGACTGTTTGTCCAGCTTTAGGTGTTGCACCATCGCCTTCTTGAATATCGACATATTTAAGCCCAGAGGGCGTTGTGACAACGTTTTCATCAGACATCATGTTGTTATTCGCTAAATTATTTTCTACGCTAGTCGCGTTGCTTGGCGCAACTATTTCTTTTGCTGGTTGATTTTGTGTGATCTCTGCGATCGCCGAGGGCGAAGTACTAAACTGTGCTACTACCAAAACTACAAAGCAAACAACTACGAAACTCAAGCTGATTAGAATTTCTCTCAAAAGTCAGTCCTCCATCAGCAACAATATATTCAACAGATTCAACCTGTTCTAGTTTATGTCAAAACAAGCCCTTGGCTAGCAGCTAAGCCTTGTAGAGGAATCTGAAGGCTTGAGACAATGCCAAGTTTTATTCAACGGACCCATTAAGCAAGTTTAGTTAAACCTGCTAGTTTAGCAACTGATAGTAGTTGTGTGTATTGCTACCTTTAACTTAAGCTGGGGTGCGATCTCAATGTTGGTAGTACTACATTCCCCGCCATAATTTATTCTCTAAATCGCGCACTTGGCGTTCTAGGCGATCAATCCGCCCCCGCAATTCATCCATTTCAGCTTGGCGAGGTACACCCAAGTCCTGCAGCATATTGCGCATTTGACGCTGCATCTGTTCTTCAATGTTACCTTGATCTGATTTGAGTTGTTGCATCAAGTTGTCAATGAACTCTTTAGCCTGATCTGGGCGAAGTTTACCGTCTTTAACTAATTCATCACTCACTTCCCGCAGCTTTTCTGCTACCAATGATGTTGTGCCTATACCAACCATTAATAGCTGTTTAATCCAGTTGTTGCTTTCCATGCTATCTTGCGGTGTCCAATCAATAAGATGAAGTAAAACGTTAGGGTTTAGGGATGAGTTGCCCCAAGAATATAATGATATTAATTTATCCCTCGTCATTAGATTAAAGAAAATTATTTCTCTGACCTTTGACCATCGTTTGTTAAAGCTATGCTTGAAGCGTAAACCCTAAGCGC
This genomic interval carries:
- a CDS encoding FKBP-type peptidyl-prolyl cis-trans isomerase; this encodes MREILISLSFVVVCFVVLVVAQFSTSPSAIAEITQNQPAKEIVAPSNATSVENNLANNNMMSDENVVTTPSGLKYVDIQEGDGATPKAGQTVVVHYTGTLEDGSKFDSSRDRNRPFSFKLGAGQVIKGWDEGLSTMKVGGRRQLIIPPELGYGARGAGGVIPPNATLVFDVELLRIS
- a CDS encoding phasin family protein codes for the protein MESNNWIKQLLMVGIGTTSLVAEKLREVSDELVKDGKLRPDQAKEFIDNLMQQLKSDQGNIEEQMQRQMRNMLQDLGVPRQAEMDELRGRIDRLERQVRDLENKLWRGM